The Virgibacillus siamensis sequence CCATTTTCGGAATGATAATTTTCCATTGGTAATGGTATTCTATAACAAATCCATTTTTATATTTTTCAGTTGCATGCAATCCTGTCTTCCCGTGTACGGGGTGTCTGCTTTCATCACAACAACAACACCATCAACCCCGGTGTCACAATCGATACAATCACAGCGCTGGAAACCATGGCAATCGTACTGACAGATCCTTCTGTCTGGCTATTTTCCATTGCTGTGGCGGTTCCGATGGCATGGGAGGCGCTGCCGATGCCGACGCCGCGGCCGAGATAGTGGTTGAGTCGAAACAGTTTAAAGACCCGTTTATGCAGCAATACACCGCCGATTCCTGCAATCATGACGAAGACAGCTGTCAGGGATGTAACGCCTCCCACCGTATTGGAAACGACCATGGCGACAGGGGTTGTGACGGATTTCGAGACGATTGAGTTTATAATTAACGTATCGAACCCGGCTGCTTTGGTCAGCAGAATACCGCTTGATATACCGGCTACTGCACCGATAAATGTTCCGACAAGTAACGGCAGAAAGATGGCTTTCAGGATGTCTCGCTGCAGGTACAATGGATAAGCAAGCGCTACTACAGCCGGCCCAAGCAGCTCATCAATCCATTTTCCGCCTGTCATGTACGTATCATAGGATGCTTGAAAAAGCACCAGCACGATTATAATCGCGATTGTTGACGTCAGTACCGGAATGCTGAACGTATGCTGGACTTTTTGATGTATGGTAAATGCAATAAGATAAATGATGCACGTGCCAACGATGGCAGTGACTGCGATTAAAACACTATTCATGGTTCCATTCCTTTCGCTGTAACATCCATTGGCTGATCAAGCCGGCACTTCCCATAACAAGGATAGTGCTGAGAAGAACGATAACAATCAGCAGTACACCTTTTCCCGCGAACACATCATAATATTCCATAACGCCCACGGTTGCCGGGATGAAAAACAGTGTCAGATGACGGACAAAAAAAGACGCCCCTTCTTCAATCCAGCGGACGTTAAACAGATTGGTCTGCAAGGCGATAAACAGCAGGATAAGTCCGATGACACTGCCGGGAACAAACAGGTTCAGAACATCCTGAATCCACTCGCCGATTAAATAGATTCCATATAAAACTGCTATTTGCAGAATGAGTTTGATAGATTTTTGCATGGGTGAACACTTCTTTCTTCGCTGTCTTAAAATACTATCATAGATTTTCCGAACAGGTTTGAAAAGTATTTCGCTTGAATGGGGAGGTATGCGGTGCAAGAAAGTTTTTGGACAAAAGAATGAGAAGGCAGTCGGGGTGTGGAACATTATGCTTCATAATACCAAGATAGATAGAACTTCCGATGGCCATTATCAACCTTCGCAGGCACAATTCAACCCTTATATGCAGTTATCAACCATCACAGGTAATATATCGACCTTCAACCAATGTTAATCAACCTTGCCAGTATAGAATTCAACCATCACTGGCTGAAAATCAACCTTCACAAACTTGATCATTATAAAATTAAAAAGGACTGTCGCAATGGACAGCCCTTCATATTAGTGTGCGTTTTCTACTGTGTCCACGTGGCGAATATGTTTGTCATTCAGCCAAATACACAGCACAGATAGCGCGACAAATGCAGCACCGACATAAAACGGTACACTGGAATTATAGATTTCCGACAGTTTCCCGGCGAGATACGGCGCGATGGCACCGCCGATAAAACGGAGAAAACTGTATGCCGCGGATGCAGTTGATCGCTGGACCGGGCTG is a genomic window containing:
- a CDS encoding CidA/LrgA family protein → MQKSIKLILQIAVLYGIYLIGEWIQDVLNLFVPGSVIGLILLFIALQTNLFNVRWIEEGASFFVRHLTLFFIPATVGVMEYYDVFAGKGVLLIVIVLLSTILVMGSAGLISQWMLQRKEWNHE
- a CDS encoding LrgB family protein; protein product: MNSVLIAVTAIVGTCIIYLIAFTIHQKVQHTFSIPVLTSTIAIIIVLVLFQASYDTYMTGGKWIDELLGPAVVALAYPLYLQRDILKAIFLPLLVGTFIGAVAGISSGILLTKAAGFDTLIINSIVSKSVTTPVAMVVSNTVGGVTSLTAVFVMIAGIGGVLLHKRVFKLFRLNHYLGRGVGIGSASHAIGTATAMENSQTEGSVSTIAMVSSAVIVSIVTPGLMVLLL